A genomic stretch from Sulfuricurvum sp. includes:
- a CDS encoding heme-binding domain-containing protein: MKNVVIVVLGFAIAIQFIRPDFTNPAVDEKIALNGDPKVMSVLKTSCYDCHSSETQYPWYQNIAPVSWIMSDHITQGRKALDFSNWANIDTNMRLKRLERAKQMISNDLMPKHEYLLMHKNAVLNHEEKQLLEEFFDAQIKALGGSLSDVKEFNI; encoded by the coding sequence ATGAAAAATGTAGTAATTGTAGTGCTTGGTTTTGCAATCGCGATCCAATTTATCCGACCCGATTTTACAAATCCCGCCGTCGATGAGAAGATTGCACTCAATGGTGATCCAAAAGTTATGAGTGTACTCAAAACGTCGTGTTATGATTGCCATTCGAGTGAAACGCAATACCCTTGGTATCAAAATATTGCCCCTGTTTCATGGATTATGTCGGATCACATTACCCAAGGGCGTAAGGCTCTTGATTTCTCAAATTGGGCAAATATTGACACAAATATGAGATTAAAACGTTTAGAACGTGCGAAACAGATGATAAGTAATGATTTGATGCCGAAACACGAATATCTTTTGATGCATAAAAATGCTGTTTTAAATCATGAAGAGAAACAGTTGCTTGAAGAATTTTTCGATGCACAAATCAAAGCATTGGGTGGCTCTCTCAGCGATGTGAAAGAGTTTAATATTTAA